The following DNA comes from Nicotiana sylvestris chromosome 10, ASM39365v2, whole genome shotgun sequence.
cgagacgatccacagccagcagagtctctttcagagtatTGCACTCTATTTTGTTTTCTGTCCAATTGTATTCTGGACAGTTCTTGTACTACcttatttcttagaaattgctcatgcacttgtgacatcgggttttgggatgattatggtgtattctgtattaacttctaaacatttatttatttattttgtaaagattatcttttactagccaaattgaaggaaaaccatagttttcacaattatttaaacgagaatttaattaagtatatATGATTGGCTTGTCTGAAAGCGGTgttcggcgccatcacgacccttattggattttgggtcgtgacatgcacCTTGCGTGCATATTTCAGAGTGGAGCTGCGGGTGATGCTGAGAGCTGACTCTAAAGATGTTCGTGCATTGGATATATCTGCCACTTGTCCTTAGTAGCTTTAGATTTATGCTAATTTGTTTATGTAACTTTCAAACAGATCGTGTATTTATTtgtaccagctttgtaaattccaagtcttagaagctcatgagtcGTACTACCAGTCTTTGGATTAATATATGAATGTTCCGATAATTCTTCAGTGTTTTCCTATAAATCTCATTTGGATTGTTTGGACTGTCAGGTGGTTTACCTAGCGGGTcgagttaggtgtcatcacgactaacgaattttgggtcgtgatactaTCCTTCATattgaagatttttttttagaaatagcctGATTTACAGCCGAAAAACAATCACAATTTCAAAAgcaatcgaaatttagccactctttcatgtaaagataaaatctgaacaaaatCACCCTTAAAAATTCAGAAAAAttctagcataatatgatggagttcaatttatctacatatgaaattccagcataatatgttggagttttATAATGTGtcggagttccaacataatatgctggaagtttacaTATGAGACCTCTATATAATcaagcatattatgctagaacttttcGTATGCTGGAGTTCCCACATAATGTGCTGGAAGTTTATATGCAGGAGCTCCAtattccaatatattatgctggaacatTTTGTGTTTCAGCAGAACAATgattttttaatgactttacaaatactggctattttttaattactaGTCCGAGAAATGGCTAGCCCGTACTATTTTCACTTGATACTGTTATCTATAATAGTCTTTACGTGGAATTGTAGATGAGTGGCTAAAGCCTCCTTCAAACCAATGGTCAGAGATAGGAGTAGCAAACAGGCGGATCGAGTCAGATATGGTTCGGGTAAAAAATGGATAAtaaaaaaatggataaattatctggcccgacccatatttaatacagataaaaaatgggttaacagacggataatatgggtaaccatattatccatgacttctcgCATATGATCACTTTTAGGAGAATTCTTAATCTCCTTAACTTGAGAAAACCCagatttgaggctttacaaatttAAAAGTTAGAGCCACTGGTTATCTATTAGTTacccattagttatccattttctaaatggataatatggttcttatccatatttaacCCGTTTTAAAAAAGTTCATAATCCAACCCAtattttagtggataatatgggtgattaactgttttcttttaattattttgccGCCCCTAGTGAGAGATATGGTTAATGAGTGCCTTTTTAGAAACTAAAGTTCCATTTATATCATGTGAAAGCTTCTTTAATGGAATCGGATTTAGGAGATCTAATTTTGAAAGGGAGAaattgaaaaatagctaaatttacaagtggtcatttaaaaatagtcacagtttcaaaagtaatcgaaatttagccactttttatgtaaagataaatctgaacgaaaatactgttcaaaatccgaaaaatacgaaaaaatactccagcataatatactggagttccagtataatgcacatgtccaacataatatactcgAACTTTTCGTGTGttggaattccagcataatatgctggaagttcatacatagttgcaccgatctccagtatattatgctggaactttccgtgttgcaacaaaatagtggctatttttcaattactttGCAACCGCTGGctattttgaatgaccagtcagaaagtggctagcccgtgctatttttacatttttataaaatagtggctatttttcaatccCATATTGGATTCTATGCGAGGCAAACACAATTACTTCTAGTTTAAGATTCTCTAATTACAAAGTTGTTCTTTTTAATATATACAAAATCCAAACTCTCGAGAATGTTTTTTTTTCGGCATTTTATGCAAGTCATAACCCGATAAATAGAAAAAATTTAATGGATTTTTGTAGGGCTTTTTTTACTTTTAACCCGTGctagaaattatttatattcggtaGCCGAGAAAAGTAtacaaaatttatatattttttgtatataacatacaaaatgtatatatatatatatatacatttttcgactattattttgagagcagcTACACATTGTCATGTTTCATTTTTTGTGTGAATGTGCTATGGCGTGCCAGGAAAAAAAATGTAAGTACTAGGCATGGGTGGATTTAGCTTATGTTATGGGTTCATATAAATTGAGTATTAAAAAGTTTATTATATATTtatacatttttaaatgaattaTTGATAATTCACCAGatcataaatataaaaatatattcagAACCACATTTTCTAAGCGAACCAAAGTCAAACCGAATTGAACTTGTACAAGATCTTTGTGTTACTAAAGGCCAATTTTAGGCCACTATTGATACTTGGATTCAACAAAATGTTGTTTTCTGTCCTTAGTGAAATTAAAGTTGAAAGTAATTTTTTCAAGTTAAAATTGTATTTGGTCATGACATATaacaaatattttataaaatttgaagATTTGTAAACTAAAATCGATAATTAAACATTTCACTTCaggttcaaataatattttaccCGAGACCCAAAATTCCATGGATAAACTAACATTGATGGAACGGCAAAAGCTTGTCGAAGTAGAAATGTTTATTGAATAGGAAGTTGTGTTATTACGATCTATCTGGCCGTGAATATCTTTAAATTTCTTCGATTTGAAATTCGACTTGAACCAACGATAGGAAGATTTTGAGGGGAGCAAATAcaaggagaaattcaaaaatagtcagatttacaactggtcgttcaaaaatagcccagttttaaaagtaatcgaaatttagccacttttcatgtaaagataaatctaagcgaaaaaactgttcaaaatccgaaaaatacgcaagtatattatactggagtttcagcataagtatgcttgaactccagcatattatactggagttccaggataagtatgctagaactccagcataatatgatggagttccagcataagtgcactagaactccaacataatatactggagttccagcaagtataattgtccagtataatacactgaagtttggagcaccggtgctccagtctccagtatattatactggagtcagcaaagtatatcggtccaatataatatggtggagttcatacacaggtgcaccaaactccagtatattatgctggaccggtctctgttgcagcaaaatagtggctatttttcattgacttcgtaaatgctgactatttttaaatgatcgatccgaaaactggttataccgtgctatttttacgcaAATACATGCAGCTCCTCACACTTTTGAGCAACATACATTAGAGAGTTACATTTACACACTATGAAAATTGGAGCGAAGTAATTATAATAATGTTGAAATTCTCAAACAAATGGTAGAAAGTAACACCATTTCATAATTAGTGAAACTTTTCACATGAGTTATTTATAATTACTTACATATAACCCCATAATATTTCTGATTATTTTATTGACGAGATTTTCAATAAAAGCTAACATGTCAAGACGTGCACGCAGGTCTTCGAGGAGGTAGTTGTTGATGCGGCGTTCTCTGTTACAATTCAAATGGAATATTCATTACATTTTTAATTTTACATACTTAGTAGCAAATTAATATATTACTATAATTATTGCTAAAATACTTAAGAAAACATAATCTCTAGAATGTTAGAGCAATTACCTGCAACTTTGGGCTCAATGTCTCTATAGCTACTGTTGAATTTTGACTAACTCCTGCACCTTGCTGTTATATATAGTGAAATAATTGGTAGTATGAAAAATACAAGTTAGATAATCAACAATCTCAAGAAAATCGCTTTTATTAAACACTAATTCAATTgatcgtattctgtatttcatatctccaatattgctgttattttattatgcatttttatggtactaatatatcgtctcctgttgcttttttgagccgagggtctcctggaaacagcttctctacccttcggggtaggggtaaggtttgcgtacatattaccctccccagaccccacttgtgagattatactaggtggttgttgttgttgttgtaattcaATTAATCAACAGTACAAGATTAATTAATTCCAGGATTGCTAATCTCTAATTCAAAATTTAACCAAATGCGGGATAAAATAATAACACATTAAGTCCCGCGATTATTATCCCTTATCTCACATACCAAACGATCCCTTAAGTAttaggcaacaacaacaacaacaacaacaataacaacccaggaaaatcccacaagtggggtctggggagggtagtatgtacgcagaccttacccctactccaaaggggtagagaggctgtttccgaaagaccctcggctcaagataataagaaaaacaaGAACAACAAAAGGGGAGaatattagtttcaccatagagattataggaaaaataggaacctAAAATGCATAAGAAAAATACAAGACAGAAATGATGGAACCTTAAGTATTAGGCATGAGCTGAAAACCCTTCACATATATAAAGTGTTTACATAATTATATAAACACTTTCCATAATTATATAAAGTGAATAGATGCATCATGcatgacatgtatttgcacatgTACGTTTTCACTCTTAATCATGGTTAATTAGCATACATTATCACCTCATCAAATCACTTAACCACGGTAAATTAATACAATTTGATAGTAACACCACGTGTAGATAAATTtttgtcccccccccccccaaactccCTCATCCAAAACATCCTTTTCATTTtgaatttaacttatatatatTGACAATATAAatgctttattttttttttacagaATTAATGTAAGTAATTATTATAGCAAGTTATTTGGTTTATTTTTCAtaaactctttcttcttattGTATATGGCAGTATAATTTTATTTAGGTAACCAGATAGTCCGAATTTATAGACTTTAAGAAGTATGAGATTGAGGTTAATATTATATTACCTTGCACAAGGCCCAGTCTGCGGAATCAAAAAATGCACGTTTATGGTCCTGCACGCAGACCATACATTATAAATAACTTATAATGACGTTGTCAAATTCTTATACTGACGACGTATATAACTTAAACACTTAAAAAAAACTCGCCTTTAAAATTAAAGGCTTTTTCTTTGGCACAAGTTCTCCATATCTTTTACCTGAAGCAACGGCCTATAACAATTCACAAATGAACAGATTAGGCTTGGTTAAAGTCATTAAAGCTCATTAAATTTATGAATAAAAACTAAATGTTTTTTTGCCAACAGATTTTAAGTAATAATGTGCTAAAACTAAATGCTTTGAGCTATGAGTGGCTGAAATATACACAAAATATTCACTCATGTTTAGGGCCACATATTGTAGACCCATATTAACCCTCAaaacatatatattatttatgaCATTTATTCAAAATTTCTCATGATATTTTCTTGGACCACATcaagaaaaatacaaagaaaatcatGTGGGAATCAGGAATAAATCTACTGATATCTTGCATACTATAGCCTATAGATGCATATATATGGTTCACAACCTCACAAATTATATAAGGCGGTCCACATCACATCCGAGGCCGGAGCTAGGTGGACAAAAGGGGTTCAGTCGAAAGgttaatctctctctctctctctctctctctctctctctatatatatatatatatatatatatatatatatatatatatatccccttAGCTTATTTGCatgtatatattttattatttttgaatctaTGTGGTGAAAATCATGCTTTTGCCACTGATCACATCTCTTAGAATATGTCCTTCCTCGAACCCTACTTTGTGCACCGTGCTGCCCTGTATACTCTTCCCAAGTCTCCCAATATACCCataaacttaatttttttttaaaaaaaacatacacacacatacatagaAAAAGAATCTCGTAATTAATGACACATTATTCAAACTAGAAGAAGCTAAGTGTTCCTACATCAAACTTATATATGAAGATATAATCCATTATTTTATTATGAACAAGATGATTATTTACATGTAAGAAAAGTTATTCTACATCTTATTTAAACGAATATATGAAGGGAGTTTTAACTTATGTAATGGTGTTTAGTTTAAAGGTAAAAAACAATTaagaatttaagttatatacactaACAAATTAAAGAATTATATCAACTCCATCATTACTATCTTTAAACTTATCATGTTAAGTTGTTATGAAGAgttacctttttttttatttttaaatataggTTAATTTAAACGGATACTATAATAATTTATACATCGTTAATACACATAACTAATTACACTCAACAAAtaaaaattattatatatattcttCCAATTTTACTTGAAGATAAAAGAGAATGAAATATTTGGAATTAAACAAGAGATAAGATTGCCAAAAAGGCACAAGAGGTGTGCAACAAAGCAATCTTCAATTCACAAATTTCACATGCTATTGGTGGTAGTTAAAGCTACTTATCTATTACGTGAAGTTTTGTCCAACAAGTAACTTAATCAATTAAAtatatttgaaaaaaaacaaataacTTAATAAACAGTTTTTTTTACACTTTCAGGTTATTTAAAAGCCAATTACGAATAATTATAGAACTTCACACGTTGTttgataatttgaaaaatatacaAGTAACATGATACAACATGTTAGCATAAAGATGTATATAATAAAATCCATTTGATAAATAAAAGTATAGCAAAATAGCATTTGGTTGGACAAGTGATGaagtattttttcatttttacataAGTACTTTGAAAAACAAAAGTTCAAATAACACTGGTGGGAAAGGAGAAATAGTTCTTTTTCCAACATATAATTATCCCTTACTGCTTGTTTGGACGGTGGTTACCTATCGTTttataatgtatcgtatcgtactgtattgtattgtactgtatcgtttgataaatataatatttggatagattgtatcgtttgTCATTGTTTCATGATACCAGGcaccagcaatatgaagaataaacttgcaatattataaagaaaaactACGATACAGGGtaaaattaatatataaaaaGGTATggtaaatagtaaaataaaattatttaataataatgaagggtgagattgagagaaaaagacaaggtaacgacacgagcacaccaaatcggtcgttacataaagtgacacatttCATTGTTACGTAAggacggatttaacgatacgatacaataaaatttaagtaacaatcaaaacaaacatcgtatttaacataacaatacaatacaatacaatgtgtaacaaccatccaaacaagctgttacaCGACGCGAATCCGAATAGTTGGGATACCAAAACAAAAACCAAACACCATATGAGAAACAAAAGAATAAAATCACCGAAAAGAAAAAGATTTCCTTTTgtagagaaaaaaagaaaagaatgtaAAAGAAAACAGACCTTACCCTATATTATGAAGATAGAAATAACTATTTTCAATAAATTCTCGGTTCAagaaaataataacaacaacaacaacaacaaacacagTGTAATCTCACAAGGTAAGGTCTCGAAAGGTTAGTGTATATACAAATCtcacccctaccttgtgaagtaGAAAGACGATTTTGAATAGACTCTCTGCTCAAGAAAATATTAACGGATGTagaaggaaaaatagaagaagataaTTAAACACAAGAACCAACTTCTAGTATTATAATTTGTGTGTAAAAATTGAGAAAGAGTACCTCATGATTTTGAGAGCAGACAGAAAATTCTTCACTTCTATTAGAATCTGCCATCTCTATATTATAGAAGCAAACAAAGGCAAGAAAAATTTATTTATATAGAAAGAGAAAGTGGAAAAAGGTTGGTGTTAGGAGAAAAAAGGGTGATTGAGTATATGAGTAAAAGACAATAACTATAATATCGCTACTTTATTTTAACCTACACGTATTAAAGACATTCAATAGAAGATATTTCATAGGGTAGGTAATTATCTATATTTGTGCTGGTTGGAGGAATATAAAATTTTTAATAAGAAGattaaaaaaatacaataaaGGCAAATCTAGTATTAGAACTTAAAGCAATTTCTTGAATATCTTTGTCACTATATTGAAATTTTCTCTTATGTTAAAGgaaattcaaaaattcaaaagtttatttttttttaatcttatttTTGCAGTATAATTTTTCGAGAATAGGATTCAATTAAACTTCCTTCATTACGAGTAGTTTTGCCACTTTTTGATAGAGTACGCGTGCACAAATTGATCCAAATATCACCGTTGTaacaaaagaaaaagatattacaaagaatatgaaaaaattaaaaagaaggaTGACTACGTATAGGTACATAAAAAGTAGGGAAAACTACATAATATAGTCATTCTAAAAAAATAATagtcgatatatatatatttgactaGCGAATATAATTATTTTTGGCCGACCGACAAATGTGTATCTTGCCCTAGAGAAGTAGAAAACATCGGAGTTGCGCTGTTACCACATCAACATCAATTGGACTCTTTAGGCTTAGCCCCACCAACAGGCCCAATAGTCACACTAGCTTGCATTTATATCTATACCCGTTTattgtgtcacgttttaatttatatttgttttgcaaaaaaaattgcaagtgtacccGCTTTTTGACATAACTTCAttatacggggctg
Coding sequences within:
- the LOC104247007 gene encoding uncharacterized protein gives rise to the protein MADSNRSEEFSVCSQNHEAVASGKRYGELVPKKKPLILKDHKRAFFDSADWALCKQGAGVSQNSTVAIETLSPKLQRTPHQQLPPRRPACTS